In Inquilinus sp. Marseille-Q2685, the following proteins share a genomic window:
- the rbsK gene encoding ribokinase: MTPPKIAVQGVFVADLAFRAVRLPVMGETLLSNGFKLGPGGKGSNQSVAAARAGAGVAFISKLGTDPFGQMARALYAAEGIDAGHVLTDPERPTGAAFIFVDGKTGENAIIIEPGAAAALSEAEMEAAAPVIAAARVYVAQLELPLPVVRRGLEIARRHGVTTILNPAPAMALPDDLYPLVDYLTPNETEAESLVDFAVDSGQQAARAAQVLLDKSVGTVIVTLGAKGALLKSRSETVHVPAFSAGPVVETAGAGDAFNGGFALALAEGRAVAEAVRFGCAVAGISVTRPGTAPSMPRRNEVEALLRQA; this comes from the coding sequence ATGACTCCGCCGAAGATCGCCGTCCAGGGCGTGTTCGTCGCCGACCTCGCCTTTCGCGCCGTGCGGCTGCCGGTGATGGGCGAGACCCTGCTGTCCAACGGCTTCAAGCTCGGGCCCGGCGGCAAGGGCTCGAACCAGTCGGTCGCCGCGGCCCGGGCCGGGGCCGGCGTCGCCTTCATCAGCAAGCTCGGCACCGACCCGTTCGGCCAGATGGCGCGCGCCCTCTATGCCGCCGAGGGAATCGACGCCGGCCATGTGCTGACCGATCCGGAGCGGCCGACCGGCGCCGCCTTCATTTTCGTCGACGGAAAGACCGGCGAGAACGCGATCATCATCGAGCCCGGGGCCGCGGCGGCGCTGAGCGAGGCGGAGATGGAGGCGGCGGCGCCCGTCATCGCCGCGGCGCGGGTCTATGTCGCCCAGCTCGAGCTGCCGTTGCCGGTGGTGCGCCGCGGGCTGGAGATCGCCCGGCGGCACGGGGTGACCACGATCCTGAACCCAGCCCCGGCCATGGCGCTGCCGGACGATCTCTACCCCCTGGTCGACTACCTGACCCCGAACGAGACCGAAGCCGAGAGCCTGGTCGACTTCGCGGTCGACAGCGGACAGCAGGCGGCGCGGGCCGCGCAGGTGCTGCTGGACAAGAGCGTCGGCACGGTGATCGTCACCCTCGGGGCCAAGGGCGCGCTGCTGAAGAGCCGGTCGGAGACCGTGCACGTCCCGGCCTTCTCGGCCGGGCCGGTGGTCGAGACCGCCGGGGCGGGCGACGCCTTCAACGGCGGCTTCGCTCTGGCCCTGGCCGAAGGCCGGGCGGTGGCCGAGGCGGTGCGCTTCGGCTGCGCCGTCGCCGGGATCTCGGTGACCCGCCCCGGCACCGCGCCGTCGATGCCGCGGCGCAATGAGGTCGAGGCGCTGCTCCGTCAGGCCTGA